Part of the Trueperaceae bacterium genome is shown below.
AGCGGGCGTTACCAGGGCTTCCCTCTCGGCGCGCACTTCGGGGTGCCGGGAATGCAGAGAAGCCACTTCGCTGACTGGCTCGCTCTGTTCGAGGAGACGCTGGCCGGGGTGTACGAGCCGGAGGTCGTGGAGGTCATCCAGGGGGCGGCGGAGCAGTTCGCTCGACGGTTCGAGGGTGGGTTGTTCGGTGAGTGAGCGGCCG
Proteins encoded:
- a CDS encoding group III truncated hemoglobin, whose protein sequence is MSQANASPVTLHAAVTEEAIALMVDRFYASVQRHPTLGPVFNPRLEGRWDRHLVQMKDFWSSVLLRSGRYQGFPLGAHFGVPGMQRSHFADWLALFEETLAGVYEPEVVEVIQGAAEQFARRFEGGLFGE